The Struthio camelus isolate bStrCam1 chromosome 24, bStrCam1.hap1, whole genome shotgun sequence genome includes a window with the following:
- the DDX20 gene encoding probable ATP-dependent RNA helicase DDX20 — translation MAAPAGSPPPPEGRFRTRDVLVPGGPSDFGSLLLSAPVLAGLEAAGFHRPSPVQLKAIPLGRCGLDLIVQAKSGTGKTCVFSAIALDALLLENPATQILILAPTREIAVQIHAVVTAIGIKMEGLECHVFIGGTPLNQDKIRLRKCHIAVGSPGRIKQLIELDYLNTASIRLFILDEADKLLEEGSFQEQINWIYSSLPANKQMLAVSATYPESLASALTRYMREPTFVRLNPTEPSLVGLKQYYKIVNSHPLPHKTFEEKVQHLQELFSKIPFNQALVFSNLHSRAQHLAEILTSKGFPAECISGGMNQNQRLDAMAKLKQFHCRVLISTDLTSRGIDAEKVNLVINLDVPVDWETYMHRIGRAGRFGTLGLSVTYCCRGQEENMMMQIAQKCNLRLLPLPEPIPPGMMDQFEDWEVEVKAAAHTHASVNSNTVFLRPEEPVQQPARNNFAEIPRPPSNLPADNSVDGPKKTLKQKLIKRCTNSANAEKGSPKTFNCNTKQRNQVGAASEMDRQNITKAPDEEALKKNLPRIPCLSSFKNQQNSHPWNFVEFVEDYEYFIREGLERDVEIVRGYSGLGEQCELPRNGAVESKDVEDATEAVANGVASVDSDSSYNSRASSSSKENNSCSEAFSDTQEKNAVPAMDQGLTSFSSTPEQPQELSQVPKQSQVKKKVQKQNTKQKRSHYHQFPSPPMREAAEDCSCSPWGDSVPGFPYEAWSYKNYWKSYYQAWQNYYAAVSHMHYRKSYRHFNWVNAYHVNSVYLQELLKSDG, via the exons atggcggcgcccgcgGGCTCGCCTCCGCCTCCTGAGGGCCGGTTCCGCACGCGCGACGTCCTGGTGCCCGGGGGCCCCAGCGACTTCGGCTCCTTGCTGCTGTCGGCGCCGGTGCTGGCGGGGCTGGAGGCGGCTGGCTTCCACAGGCCCTCGCCGGTCCAGCTGAAGGCCATCCCGCTGGGGCGCTGCGGCCTgg ATCTCATCGTGCAGGCCAAGTCCGGCACCGGCAAAACCTGCGTGTTCTCCGCCATCGCTCTGGACGCCCTGCTGCTGGAGAACCCCGCGACGCAG ATTCTGATCTTGGCTCCGACAAGAGAGATTGCTGTGCAGATTCATGCTGTCGTCACAGCCATCGGAATAAAAATGGAAGGTTTGGAGTGCCATGTCTTCATTGGAGGAACTCCTTTGAACCAGGACAAAATAAGGCTAAGGAAATGCCACATAGCTGTTGGCTCTCCAG GTCGGATAAAACAACTCATAGAGTTGGATTACTTAAATACAGCCAGTATCCGGCTCTTCATTCTTGATGAAGCAGACAAGCTTCTAGAAGAAGGCAGCTTTCAGGAACAAATTaa TTGGATTTACTCTTCGCTGCCGGCCAATAAGCAGATGCTGGCTGTTTCAGCCACTTATCCTGAATCATTAGCTAGTGCTTTGACCAGGTATATGAGAGAGCCAACATTTGTGAGGTTGAACCCTACTGAGCCAAGTCTCGTTG GGCTGAAGCAGTATTACAAAATCGTCAATTCCCATCCACTTCCTCATAAGACATTTGAGGAAAAAGTCCAGCACTTACAGGAGCTCTTCAGCAAGATTCCATTTAATCAAGCCTTAGTCTTCTCAAATTTGCATAGCAG GGCTCAACATCTAGCTGAGATACTGACATCCAAAGGCTTTCCTGCTGAGTGCATTTCAG GTGGCATGAATCAAAATCAACGACTTGATGCTATGGCTAAATTAAAGCAATTCCATTGTAGAGTTCTTATTTCCACAGACTTG ACATCTCGTGGAATTGATGCTGAAAAAGTGAATCTGGTCATCAATCTGGATGTGCCTGTGGACTGGGAAACATACATGCATCGTATTGGCAGAGCTGGACGCTTTG GAACTTTAGGCTTATCTGTGACATACTGCTGCCGTGGACAGGAGGAAAACATGATGATGCAAATTGCACAGAAATGTAATCTTCGGCTTCTTCCCTTACCAG AGCCTATACCTCCTGGAATGATGGATCAGTTTGAAGATTGGGAGGTAGAAGTCAAAGCTGCTGCACATACACATGCTTCAGTGAATTCCAACACTGTGTTTCTTAGACCAGAAGAACCAGTACAGCAGCCAGCCCGAAATAACTTTGCAGAGATACCTCGACCTCCTTCTAATCTTCCAGCTGATAATTCTGTAGATGGGCCAAAAAAGACTCTGAAGCAAAAACTGATAAAAAGATGCACAAATTCTGCAAACGCAGAAAAAGGTAGCCCCAAAACTTTCAACTGCAACACGAAACAGAGGAATCAAGTAGGAGCTGCCTCCGAAATGGACAGACAAAATATCACTAAAGCTCCAGATGAGGaagccttgaaaaaaaatcttcccagaaTTCCATGCTTGTCATCTTTCAAAAACCAACAGAACAGTCATCCCTGGAACTTTGTGGAGTTTGTTGAAGACTATGAGTATTTCATTAGAGAAGGGTTGGAGAGGGATGTTGAAATTGTAAGAGGTTATTCAGGCCTGGGAGAACAATGTGAGCTCCCCAGAAATGGTGCTGTAGAGTCTAAAGATGTGGAAGATGCTACAGAGGCAGTAGCAAATGGTGTCGCGTCTGTGGATAGTGATAGTTCATACAATTCCAGGGCTTCCTCCAGTAGCAAGGAAAATAACTCGTGCTCTGAAGCATTTTCAGATACACAGGAGAAAAATGCTGTTCCCGCCATGGATCAAGGTCTTACAAGCTTCTCTTCTACACCAGAGCAGCCTCAGGAGCTATCGCAAGTGCCAAAGCAAAGTCAAGTGAAAAAGAAagttcagaaacaaaatactAAACAAAAGAGAAGTCATTACCACCAATTCCCTAGTCCTCCTATGAGAGAAGCTGCAGAAGACTGCTCCTGCAGCCCTTGGGGTGATAGTGTTCCTGGCTTTCCATATGAGGCTTGGAGCTACAAAAACTACTGGAAGTCTTACTATCAAGCATGGCAAAACTACTATGCTGCAGTGTCTCATATGCACTACAGGAAAAGTTACAGACACTTTAATTGGGTGAATGCTTATCATGTCAACTCAGTCTATCTTCAAGAACTGCTGAAAAGTGATGGTTGA